Proteins found in one Corynebacterium freneyi genomic segment:
- a CDS encoding sodium/glutamate symporter — translation MSANVVGLALLLLALMLFIGKVMRIRMKVTQQLFLPASIMGGFLALLLGPEVFGLLGGSIDGGVGEFIQEGGVFGSDVLAVWKTLPGLMISVVFATLFLGQKLPGPKSVYNLAGPQLAVGVAFASGQYVVGLLLAVAVLVPLFGMTPMAGALIEIGFEGGHGTAAGMVSVFEELGWSEGGDLALAIATVGLVGGIVIGVGVINWAIRTGRTEVVTEVKDRSIAEQRGLFRRDEQYTAGTMTSRPSSIEPLSLHVAFVAVAILIGVVLLEGIQWIEQVLWADTVELLKFVPLFPLAMIGGIILQLGLNKIGYGHLIDAGIMLRIQGLALDLLIVAALATISLEAIADNMWTFVLLCVAGIVLNVFLLLWMVPKTIPSYWLERGIGDFGQSMGVTATGLILMRIVDPEGKSPAFEAFGYKQLVFEPFFGGGLITALSVPIIFQFGPYPLLIAMAVLFVASLAWGLLFWGKKDSDPHVDKLVKEKEQASDGSPDPV, via the coding sequence ATGTCCGCGAACGTGGTTGGACTCGCTCTGCTGCTGCTGGCGCTGATGCTGTTCATCGGCAAGGTCATGCGCATCCGGATGAAGGTGACGCAGCAACTGTTCCTGCCCGCCTCGATCATGGGCGGTTTCCTCGCCCTGCTGCTCGGTCCCGAGGTCTTCGGCCTGCTCGGAGGGTCCATCGATGGTGGCGTCGGCGAATTCATTCAGGAAGGCGGCGTGTTCGGTTCCGACGTTCTCGCCGTCTGGAAGACCCTGCCCGGCCTGATGATTTCCGTCGTCTTCGCGACGCTGTTCCTGGGGCAGAAGCTGCCCGGGCCGAAGTCGGTGTACAACCTGGCCGGGCCGCAGCTGGCGGTCGGCGTGGCGTTCGCCTCCGGCCAGTACGTCGTCGGCCTGCTGCTCGCCGTCGCGGTTCTGGTGCCGTTGTTCGGCATGACTCCGATGGCCGGCGCGCTCATCGAGATCGGCTTCGAGGGCGGCCACGGCACCGCGGCCGGCATGGTCTCCGTCTTCGAGGAGCTGGGCTGGTCGGAGGGCGGTGACCTCGCGCTCGCCATCGCCACGGTCGGCTTGGTCGGCGGCATCGTCATCGGCGTCGGCGTGATCAACTGGGCCATCCGCACCGGCCGCACGGAGGTCGTCACCGAGGTCAAGGACCGCTCCATCGCCGAGCAGCGCGGCCTGTTCCGCAGGGACGAGCAGTACACCGCGGGCACGATGACGTCGCGCCCGTCGTCGATCGAGCCGCTGTCGCTGCACGTCGCGTTCGTGGCGGTGGCGATCCTCATCGGCGTGGTCCTGCTGGAGGGCATCCAGTGGATCGAGCAGGTGCTGTGGGCGGACACCGTCGAGCTGCTGAAGTTCGTTCCGCTGTTCCCGCTGGCCATGATCGGCGGCATCATCCTGCAGCTGGGCCTGAACAAGATCGGCTACGGCCACCTCATCGACGCCGGCATCATGCTGCGCATCCAGGGTCTGGCGCTGGATCTGCTGATCGTGGCGGCGCTGGCGACGATTTCGCTGGAGGCCATCGCGGACAACATGTGGACGTTCGTCCTGCTGTGCGTGGCGGGCATCGTGCTCAACGTGTTCCTGCTGTTGTGGATGGTGCCGAAGACCATTCCGTCTTACTGGCTGGAGCGCGGCATCGGCGACTTCGGCCAGTCGATGGGTGTTACGGCCACGGGTCTGATCCTCATGCGCATCGTCGACCCGGAGGGCAAGTCGCCGGCGTTCGAGGCGTTCGGTTACAAGCAGCTGGTGTTCGAGCCGTTCTTCGGCGGTGGCCTGATCACCGCGTTGTCGGTGCCGATCATCTTCCAGTTCGGCCCGTATCCGCTGCTGATCGCCATGGCGGTGCTGTTCGTGGCGTCCCTGGCGTGGGGTCTGCTGTTCTGGGGCAAGAAGGACAGTGATCCGCACGTGGACAAGCTGGTCAAGGAGAAGGAGCAGGCGTCCGACGGGTCGCCGGATCCGGTGTAA
- a CDS encoding RNA polymerase-binding protein RbpA, with the protein MADRVLRGSRMGAVSYETDRDHDLAPRRMVRYETEDGIFEVPFAEDAEIPGEWLCKNGQMGKLVEGEGTESKPVKPPRTHWDMLRERRSLEELDVLLDERIDLLRKRRRNAARLLKQQQEAEAAEAQGK; encoded by the coding sequence ATGGCAGATCGAGTTCTCCGCGGTAGCCGCATGGGCGCCGTCTCCTACGAGACGGACCGCGACCACGACCTCGCCCCCCGCCGCATGGTCCGCTACGAGACCGAAGACGGCATTTTCGAGGTCCCCTTCGCCGAGGATGCCGAGATCCCCGGCGAGTGGCTGTGCAAGAACGGCCAGATGGGCAAGCTCGTCGAGGGCGAGGGCACCGAGTCCAAGCCGGTCAAGCCGCCGCGCACCCACTGGGACATGCTCCGCGAGCGTCGCTCCCTCGAGGAGCTCGACGTCCTGCTCGACGAGCGCATCGACCTGCTGCGCAAGCGCCGCCGCAACGCCGCGCGCCTGCTCAAGCAGCAGCAGGAGGCGGAGGCCGCCGAGGCCCAGGGCAAGTAA
- the tpx gene encoding thiol peroxidase: protein MANTAFKGTPVHLSGDLPAVGEKAPAFTVVGTDLADVNSADLVGKRVVLNIFPSVDTGVCAASVRRFNELAADLGDTTVVNVSRDLPFALDRFCGAEGIENVSAASDFRHGFGESYGVVQQDGPLSGLLARAVVVLDADGTVLYTQLVDEITEEPDYDAALAALK, encoded by the coding sequence ATGGCTAACACCGCGTTCAAGGGAACCCCCGTCCACCTGTCCGGCGATCTGCCCGCCGTCGGCGAGAAGGCCCCGGCCTTCACCGTCGTGGGCACCGACCTCGCGGACGTCAATTCCGCTGATCTGGTCGGCAAGCGCGTCGTGCTCAACATCTTCCCGTCGGTCGACACCGGCGTGTGCGCCGCCTCGGTGCGTCGTTTCAACGAGCTCGCCGCCGATCTGGGCGACACCACCGTCGTCAACGTTTCTCGTGACCTTCCGTTCGCGCTCGACCGTTTCTGCGGTGCGGAGGGCATCGAGAACGTCTCGGCCGCCTCCGACTTCCGTCATGGTTTCGGCGAGTCCTACGGCGTCGTGCAGCAGGATGGTCCGCTGTCGGGTCTGCTCGCCCGCGCGGTCGTCGTCCTCGACGCCGACGGCACGGTCCTGTACACCCAGCTCGTCGACGAGATCACCGAGGAGCCGGATTACGACGCCGCCCTGGCCGCCCTGAAGTAG
- a CDS encoding polyprenol monophosphomannose synthase, translating into MSKPSDSTLVIIPTFNERENLPLIVGRLRAAQPDVHVLVVDDSSPDGTGDVADELAAEAPEHIHVLHREGKGGLWGAYRAGFAWGLERDYQVLCEMDADGSHAPEQLHLLLDEIDAGADLVIGSRYVPGGSTVNWPASRKILSRGGNLYISLLLGAGIRDITAGYRAFRREVLETLDLDSIGKEAYLFQTEIGWKTVRAGFDVREVPITFTERVYGESKLSGSFVTDSLTAVTSWGLGYRAGQVRDIAGEIGRLARHSIKKRF; encoded by the coding sequence GTGTCCAAGCCGAGTGACAGCACCCTCGTCATCATTCCGACGTTCAACGAGCGGGAGAACCTGCCGCTCATCGTCGGTCGTCTGCGTGCGGCGCAGCCGGACGTGCACGTCCTCGTCGTCGACGATTCCTCCCCGGACGGCACCGGCGACGTCGCCGACGAGCTCGCCGCCGAGGCGCCGGAGCACATCCACGTCCTGCATCGCGAGGGCAAGGGCGGCCTGTGGGGCGCGTATCGGGCCGGTTTCGCGTGGGGGCTGGAGCGGGATTACCAGGTGCTGTGCGAGATGGACGCCGATGGGTCGCATGCCCCGGAGCAGCTGCACCTGCTTCTCGACGAGATCGACGCGGGGGCGGATCTGGTGATCGGTTCGCGCTACGTGCCGGGTGGTTCGACGGTGAATTGGCCGGCGTCGCGGAAGATCTTGTCGCGTGGCGGCAACCTGTACATTTCGCTGCTGTTGGGTGCCGGCATCCGCGACATCACTGCAGGGTACCGCGCATTTCGCCGTGAGGTGTTGGAGACGTTGGATCTCGACTCCATCGGCAAGGAGGCGTACCTGTTCCAGACGGAGATCGGCTGGAAGACGGTGCGGGCCGGTTTCGACGTCCGCGAGGTGCCCATCACGTTCACCGAGCGCGTGTACGGCGAGTCGAAGTTGTCGGGCAGTTTCGTCACCGATTCGTTGACCGCGGTGACGTCGTGGGGTCTGGGGTACCGGGCGGGTCAGGTCCGCGACATCGCCGGCGAGATCGGGCGTCTGGCCCGGCACTCCATCAAGAAGCGGTTCTAG
- a CDS encoding hemolysin family protein, protein MLWSAVILLIALIALILANALFVAVEFSYLTVNRNDLQRRIDGGDKTAALVDKALTKTSTNLSGAQLGITVSSLVAGFLTGPSVGVLLREGFGLTGLGDGMVTAISTTGAFILVTFTQMVFGELVPKNWAIAQPMRVADLVVRPQNVFMFLFGWLVKILNGSANRILRWLGFTPEEEAASARTAEELLAVVSRSGDEGTLVASTAELVARSIEFGDRTAADVMTPRPRVRFIEDETVAQALDAVAETGHARFPIFSDNVDDVTGVIHYNRLLGVPYDERATTPAASVAEPVHVVSESMTLDPLMRELRETPTQLAVVVDEYGGTAGIVTLEDLVEEIVGEIDDEQDGGVRLHHRIDDSTMLISGLMRPDELGDLIDLDLPEGEESDTIGGLITEKLDRMAHVGDVVRVDALDHVNRDEDDLPTTAEVELRVQKMARRRVGRVRVTVTRKENA, encoded by the coding sequence ATGCTCTGGTCCGCGGTAATCCTCCTGATCGCACTCATCGCGCTGATCCTCGCCAACGCGTTGTTCGTCGCCGTCGAGTTCTCCTACCTCACCGTCAACCGCAATGACCTGCAGCGACGCATCGACGGCGGCGACAAGACCGCGGCGCTCGTCGACAAGGCGCTGACGAAGACTTCGACGAACCTGTCCGGCGCGCAGCTGGGCATCACCGTCTCCAGTCTCGTCGCCGGATTCCTCACCGGCCCGTCCGTCGGCGTGCTCCTCCGCGAGGGGTTCGGGTTGACCGGTCTCGGTGATGGCATGGTCACCGCCATATCCACGACGGGCGCGTTCATCCTGGTCACCTTCACGCAGATGGTGTTCGGCGAACTCGTTCCCAAGAACTGGGCCATCGCCCAGCCGATGCGCGTCGCCGACCTGGTCGTGCGCCCGCAGAACGTGTTCATGTTCCTGTTCGGCTGGCTGGTGAAGATCCTCAACGGTTCCGCCAACCGCATCCTGCGCTGGCTCGGTTTCACCCCCGAAGAGGAAGCCGCCTCCGCCCGCACCGCCGAGGAACTGCTTGCCGTGGTTTCGCGCTCCGGAGACGAGGGCACGCTGGTCGCCTCCACCGCGGAGCTCGTCGCACGCTCCATCGAGTTCGGTGACCGCACCGCGGCCGACGTCATGACCCCGCGCCCCCGCGTCCGCTTCATCGAAGACGAGACGGTGGCGCAGGCGCTCGACGCCGTCGCGGAAACCGGCCACGCCCGCTTCCCCATCTTCTCGGACAACGTCGACGACGTCACCGGCGTCATCCACTACAACCGTCTGCTCGGCGTCCCCTACGACGAGCGCGCCACCACCCCGGCAGCGTCCGTGGCGGAACCGGTGCACGTCGTCTCCGAGTCGATGACCCTCGACCCGCTCATGCGTGAACTGCGGGAAACCCCGACGCAGCTGGCCGTCGTCGTCGACGAGTACGGCGGCACCGCCGGCATCGTCACGTTGGAGGACCTCGTCGAGGAAATCGTCGGGGAGATCGACGACGAGCAGGACGGAGGGGTCCGCCTCCACCACCGGATCGACGACTCCACGATGCTCATCTCCGGTCTCATGCGCCCCGACGAGCTCGGCGACCTCATCGACCTCGACCTCCCGGAAGGCGAGGAATCCGACACCATCGGCGGCCTGATCACCGAAAAGCTCGACCGCATGGCGCATGTCGGCGACGTCGTCCGGGTCGACGCCCTCGACCACGTCAATCGGGACGAAGACGACCTGCCCACGACGGCGGAAGTCGAGCTGCGCGTGCAGAAAATGGCCCGCCGCCGCGTGGGCCGCGTCCGCGTCACCGTGACGAGGAAGGAGAACGCGTAA
- a CDS encoding PhzF family phenazine biosynthesis protein: MTESKDHAPRHLDLEIAQVDAFTDRVFGGNPAAVVHLSEWPSDATLQAIAAENNLSETAFLVGRIPDDAPSAPSAAPAHHLRWFTPSVEVDLCGHATLASAAHLFAAADAGCWHAGACDGDDARDDDPAPSPDRLEFWTLSGWLTVTRTRGTNGGDDLFTLDFPADVPTVLDDGPSRDAIAGALGIDATSIVDTGSGRTKLLVVVDSPELIRPLSPDFAAVARIADHGIMVTADATAITGGPDADHDVVSRYFAPSIGVDEDPVTGSAHCVLGPYWFDALGRDRLTAHQASARGGVLQLESDGDRIRISGHAAHYLTGTIRVPILD, encoded by the coding sequence ATGACCGAATCGAAGGACCACGCACCGCGCCATCTGGACCTGGAGATCGCACAGGTCGACGCTTTCACGGACCGCGTCTTCGGCGGCAACCCGGCGGCGGTCGTGCACCTGTCGGAGTGGCCGTCGGATGCGACGTTGCAGGCCATTGCGGCGGAGAACAATCTTTCGGAGACCGCGTTTCTCGTCGGTCGCATTCCCGACGACGCGCCGTCGGCCCCGTCGGCTGCGCCCGCCCATCATCTGCGATGGTTCACGCCGTCCGTCGAGGTCGATCTGTGCGGCCACGCGACCCTGGCTTCGGCCGCCCACCTCTTCGCCGCCGCCGACGCCGGCTGCTGGCATGCCGGTGCCTGCGACGGCGATGATGCGCGTGACGACGACCCCGCCCCGTCCCCGGACCGTCTCGAGTTCTGGACCCTGTCGGGATGGCTCACCGTCACCCGCACCCGAGGCACGAACGGCGGCGACGACCTGTTCACGCTCGACTTCCCCGCCGACGTGCCCACTGTCCTCGACGACGGCCCCTCGCGCGACGCCATCGCGGGCGCCTTGGGCATCGACGCGACATCGATCGTCGACACCGGATCGGGGCGAACCAAACTGCTGGTGGTCGTCGACTCCCCCGAACTCATTCGACCGCTCTCCCCCGACTTCGCGGCGGTGGCCCGCATCGCCGACCACGGCATCATGGTCACCGCCGACGCCACGGCCATCACGGGCGGTCCCGACGCCGATCACGACGTCGTCAGCCGCTACTTCGCGCCGTCCATCGGCGTCGACGAGGACCCCGTGACGGGTTCCGCCCACTGCGTCCTCGGCCCGTACTGGTTCGACGCACTCGGCCGTGACCGGCTCACCGCCCACCAGGCCTCCGCCCGCGGCGGCGTCCTCCAGCTCGAATCGGACGGCGACCGCATCCGCATCTCCGGCCACGCCGCCCACTACCTGACGGGCACCATTCGCGTCCCCATCCTCGATTGA
- the lnt gene encoding apolipoprotein N-acyltransferase has translation MIDVSERGRAILRLAAAALGGAFVAWSFQPVGLWWLSWVGVAMLFVALLGRPSWRITVGMAVLWGFTTAMIALPWISEFVGAMPYVALSVTLGLMQIPGILLARFILGADLPWPARAVGAAAALLAGEALLARWPFGGFPWLRVGWGQIGGPLDDAAVLGGVAFVGFLAVVAAAGVASVVVKQWVTGAVLILVPLAIGVVAQPATGEDVDTVRIAAVQGNVPRLGMDFNAQRRAVLENHANATRDLAARVRDGVEPRPDLVVWPENSSDVSPFTDAEAARIIDAAAKDIDAPIIVGTFTYDDGVQNTMVLWDPDTGPVDGGRHEKIYLQPFGETMPFRDLLRHITPLVDRAGDMTPGSGDGVIEIDSIGLGIATCYEVVFDPAFRDAVNNGATILATPTNNATFGYTDMTYQQLAMSRMRAIEFDRAVIVAATSGVSAIVAPDGTVEQETGIFEQQVLTADLPLRDHLTPAARYGGTMEWAIVALAAFALIAAVRRAMGAASAAREAEHQQDSHKER, from the coding sequence ATGATCGATGTTTCGGAGCGCGGCCGGGCCATTCTCCGTCTCGCCGCCGCGGCGCTCGGCGGTGCCTTCGTGGCGTGGTCGTTTCAGCCGGTGGGCCTGTGGTGGCTGAGCTGGGTCGGTGTGGCGATGTTGTTCGTCGCGCTGCTCGGCCGGCCGTCGTGGCGCATCACCGTCGGCATGGCGGTGTTGTGGGGGTTCACGACGGCGATGATCGCGTTGCCGTGGATTTCCGAGTTCGTCGGCGCGATGCCGTATGTGGCGTTGTCGGTGACGCTGGGCCTGATGCAGATCCCGGGCATTTTGCTCGCGCGGTTCATTCTCGGCGCGGACCTGCCGTGGCCTGCCCGGGCGGTGGGCGCGGCGGCGGCGCTGTTGGCGGGCGAGGCGTTGTTGGCGCGGTGGCCGTTCGGCGGTTTCCCGTGGTTGCGGGTCGGTTGGGGGCAGATCGGTGGTCCGCTTGACGACGCCGCCGTCCTCGGTGGAGTGGCGTTCGTCGGTTTTTTGGCGGTGGTGGCCGCTGCGGGGGTCGCGTCGGTCGTCGTCAAGCAATGGGTGACGGGCGCCGTGCTGATCCTGGTGCCGCTGGCCATCGGCGTGGTGGCGCAGCCGGCGACGGGCGAGGACGTCGACACGGTGCGCATCGCGGCGGTGCAGGGCAACGTGCCGCGGCTGGGCATGGATTTCAATGCGCAGCGGCGGGCCGTGCTGGAAAACCACGCCAACGCGACGCGCGACCTGGCCGCACGGGTGCGCGACGGCGTCGAACCGCGGCCGGACCTGGTGGTGTGGCCGGAGAACTCGTCGGACGTCAGCCCGTTCACCGACGCGGAGGCGGCGCGGATCATCGACGCGGCGGCGAAGGACATCGACGCCCCGATCATCGTGGGCACCTTCACCTACGACGACGGCGTTCAGAACACGATGGTGCTGTGGGACCCCGACACCGGGCCCGTCGACGGCGGGCGCCACGAGAAGATCTACCTGCAGCCCTTCGGCGAAACGATGCCGTTTCGCGATCTGCTGCGGCACATCACGCCGCTGGTCGACCGCGCCGGCGACATGACGCCCGGCTCCGGCGACGGGGTCATCGAGATCGACTCGATCGGCCTGGGCATCGCCACCTGCTACGAGGTCGTGTTCGACCCGGCGTTCCGCGACGCGGTGAACAACGGCGCGACGATCCTGGCCACCCCGACGAACAACGCCACCTTCGGGTACACCGACATGACGTACCAGCAGCTGGCGATGAGCCGGATGCGGGCCATCGAGTTCGACCGCGCCGTCATCGTGGCCGCGACCAGCGGCGTCAGCGCCATCGTCGCCCCCGACGGGACGGTGGAGCAGGAGACGGGGATCTTCGAGCAGCAGGTGCTCACGGCCGACCTGCCGCTGCGGGATCATCTCACCCCGGCCGCCCGGTATGGTGGGACGATGGAGTGGGCCATCGTCGCCCTCGCCGCGTTCGCGCTGATCGCAGCCGTGCGTCGTGCCATGGGCGCGGCGTCCGCGGCCCGCGAGGCCGAGCACCAGCAGGATTCCCATAAGGAGCGATAG
- a CDS encoding YceI family protein — protein sequence MNSGMKKSIVTLVAVAVVALAIVIVGPVLYRVITSEGVRTGGVDTENVQPATTDRNGTWEVARSGAGTSTSVGYTFDELLPGSSRTTSGSTHDVTGTFEIADDTLQSGSIVVDMETLKSDDMKRDNNVRDTIFTTEAYPEAKFEVAEETDLSHVPDDGTAVTVEVPGRMTIRGVTNDVVVPMLVMRHGDHVLMSGTYEFNRLDYNVRTPDFVAASVDENGELNLRIVLRKVEAE from the coding sequence ATGAATTCGGGCATGAAGAAGTCGATCGTGACGTTGGTGGCGGTGGCGGTGGTCGCTCTGGCGATCGTCATCGTCGGCCCCGTGTTGTACCGGGTCATCACCTCGGAGGGCGTGCGCACCGGTGGCGTGGACACCGAAAACGTCCAGCCGGCCACGACGGACCGCAACGGCACGTGGGAAGTCGCGCGGTCGGGCGCCGGGACGAGCACGTCGGTGGGCTACACGTTCGACGAGTTGCTGCCGGGCAGCAGCCGCACGACGTCGGGCTCGACCCACGACGTGACCGGCACGTTCGAAATCGCCGACGACACGCTGCAGTCGGGTTCGATCGTCGTGGACATGGAGACGCTGAAGTCCGACGACATGAAGCGCGACAACAACGTCCGCGACACCATCTTCACCACGGAGGCGTACCCGGAGGCCAAGTTCGAGGTGGCCGAGGAGACGGACCTGTCGCACGTGCCGGATGATGGCACGGCCGTCACGGTCGAGGTGCCGGGCCGCATGACCATTCGCGGCGTGACCAATGACGTCGTCGTTCCGATGCTGGTGATGCGCCACGGCGATCACGTGCTCATGTCCGGCACGTACGAGTTCAACCGCCTGGACTACAACGTGCGCACGCCTGACTTCGTCGCGGCGTCGGTCGACGAAAACGGCGAGCTGAATCTGCGCATCGTCTTGCGCAAGGTCGAGGCCGAGTAG
- a CDS encoding AzlD domain-containing protein, giving the protein MIDPWLAVAVMFVVTYALRALPLLLVRGELRNRRLRTFLEFTPYAVLTAMTLPAVVHATANWYSGAAGMAAAVLLAWRGMSLMPVAMGTAATVWVVEMAAGLL; this is encoded by the coding sequence GTGATCGATCCGTGGTTGGCGGTGGCGGTGATGTTCGTCGTCACCTACGCGTTGCGCGCGCTGCCGTTGTTGCTGGTGCGCGGGGAGCTGCGCAATCGGCGGTTGCGCACGTTCCTGGAGTTCACGCCGTATGCGGTGCTCACGGCGATGACGTTGCCGGCGGTCGTCCACGCCACGGCGAATTGGTATTCGGGGGCGGCGGGCATGGCGGCGGCGGTGCTGCTCGCGTGGCGGGGCATGTCGTTGATGCCGGTGGCGATGGGGACGGCGGCGACGGTGTGGGTCGTGGAGATGGCGGCCGGGCTGTTGTGA
- a CDS encoding hemolysin family protein, producing MSTTMAIIVLVAMLALNAFFVAAEFAMVSARRDQVEPMALAGRPGAKYALRGIENVSVQLAATQLGITACSLIIGSVGEPAIASLIEAPFRSLGVPESLVHPIALVIALLIVTFLHMVLGEMVPKNIAIAKPPTTAAVIAVPLHVFVVVMRPFIALMNHTANFSVRTLFKATPKDEVDSTFTSAQVQDFVAESGRQGLLDDDEISLLQGALTFEKLTAADVLLPPDSLVTVTREVTPAELEALCAETGFSRYPVMDDGECVGYVHVKDAIRLPAEVRDLPLPDMLIRVPSRIRSDEKLQKVMRTMQRDQAHFALVEQAEVLGPVEPGKAPPTARRSGGADDVDDARADADSPVVGDAHRYAGIIAFEDVIEELVGEVREATAK from the coding sequence ATGTCCACCACAATGGCAATCATCGTCCTCGTGGCCATGCTCGCCCTAAACGCCTTCTTCGTCGCGGCGGAGTTCGCCATGGTGTCGGCGCGCCGCGACCAGGTCGAGCCGATGGCGCTGGCCGGCCGCCCCGGGGCGAAGTATGCGCTGCGCGGCATCGAGAATGTCTCGGTGCAGCTCGCGGCGACGCAGCTGGGCATCACGGCGTGTTCGCTGATCATCGGTTCGGTCGGCGAACCGGCCATCGCGTCGCTGATCGAGGCGCCGTTCCGCAGCCTGGGCGTGCCCGAGAGTCTGGTACATCCGATCGCTCTGGTCATCGCGTTGCTCATCGTGACGTTCCTGCACATGGTGCTCGGCGAGATGGTGCCGAAGAACATCGCCATCGCCAAGCCCCCGACCACCGCGGCGGTCATCGCGGTGCCGTTGCACGTTTTCGTCGTGGTCATGCGCCCGTTCATCGCCTTGATGAACCACACGGCGAATTTTTCGGTCCGCACCCTGTTCAAGGCGACGCCGAAGGACGAGGTCGATTCGACCTTCACGTCGGCGCAGGTCCAGGACTTCGTCGCGGAGTCGGGGCGGCAGGGTTTGCTTGACGACGACGAGATCTCCCTGCTGCAGGGGGCGCTGACCTTCGAGAAGCTGACCGCCGCCGACGTGTTGCTCCCGCCGGATTCGCTGGTCACCGTGACCCGCGAGGTAACGCCCGCGGAGCTGGAGGCCCTGTGCGCCGAGACCGGTTTTTCCCGGTATCCGGTGATGGATGACGGCGAATGCGTGGGCTACGTCCACGTCAAGGACGCCATTCGCCTGCCGGCCGAGGTCCGCGACCTGCCGCTGCCGGACATGCTCATCCGCGTGCCCTCCCGCATTCGATCCGACGAGAAGCTGCAGAAGGTCATGCGCACCATGCAGCGCGATCAAGCGCACTTCGCCCTCGTCGAGCAGGCCGAGGTCCTCGGTCCCGTCGAACCCGGCAAGGCCCCTCCGACGGCCCGCCGATCCGGTGGCGCCGACGACGTCGACGACGCCCGAGCCGATGCAGACTCCCCTGTGGTCGGCGATGCGCACCGCTACGCCGGCATCATCGCCTTCGAGGACGTCATCGAGGAGCTCGTCGGCGAGGTCCGCGAGGCCACCGCCAAGTAG
- a CDS encoding FxsA family protein: protein MSNALFVLYLIVEIAAFVAVGKWIGFGWAILALIGLFAVGVVAAAWEMRRLTARAMDDAISAREAMGGGSTGTADARASRASASPADREKQARKALASAGTLVVDSAMLMVGCVLLALPGFVTAVLGLLLILPPTRWLIRSVGGASLSSWFQRTGSRSMFVVQQYGVCFGDDGAEVIDHDDPSAPSGPGAPFGSRFTTADDSAPRRLDRGTGERVTFDVPDDLSELDEWASEDEELRGRPAGGVSDDMVIDEEPAADDEEPDDGDDAGDDRDDRREPRG from the coding sequence ATGTCGAATGCGCTGTTCGTGCTGTATCTCATCGTCGAAATCGCCGCGTTCGTCGCGGTGGGGAAGTGGATCGGCTTCGGTTGGGCGATTCTGGCGCTCATCGGCCTTTTCGCCGTCGGCGTCGTCGCGGCGGCGTGGGAGATGCGCCGCCTGACCGCCCGCGCGATGGACGACGCGATCTCCGCGCGAGAGGCGATGGGCGGCGGCTCCACCGGAACCGCCGACGCCCGTGCCTCCCGCGCCTCGGCCAGCCCCGCCGACCGCGAGAAGCAGGCCCGCAAGGCCCTGGCGTCGGCGGGAACGCTGGTGGTGGATTCGGCGATGCTCATGGTGGGCTGCGTGTTGTTGGCGCTGCCGGGCTTCGTCACGGCGGTGCTGGGTTTGCTGCTGATTCTGCCGCCGACGAGGTGGCTGATCCGTTCGGTTGGCGGCGCGTCGTTGTCGTCGTGGTTCCAGCGGACGGGGTCGCGGAGCATGTTCGTGGTGCAGCAGTACGGGGTGTGCTTCGGCGATGATGGTGCGGAAGTCATCGACCACGATGACCCGTCGGCGCCGTCGGGTCCGGGGGCGCCGTTCGGTTCCCGCTTTACGACGGCCGATGACTCGGCGCCCCGCCGTCTTGACCGGGGCACTGGCGAGCGCGTCACGTTTGACGTGCCGGATGATCTCAGCGAGCTCGACGAGTGGGCGAGCGAGGACGAGGAGCTCAGGGGCCGCCCCGCGGGCGGTGTTTCCGATGACATGGTCATCGACGAGGAACCCGCCGCCGATGACGAGGAACCCGACGACGGCGACGACGCGGGCGACGATCGCGATGACCGCCGGGAGCCGCGCGGATGA